In Sphingobacterium sp. lm-10, one DNA window encodes the following:
- the argH gene encoding argininosuccinate lyase, whose protein sequence is MKIWQKNIDVDTFVENFTVGNDRAMDLQLAGADVLGSLAHTRMLHSIGLMTADDLAAVQAELKQIYQDILAGNFEIEDVVEDVHSQIEMLLTQRVGEAGKKIHSGRSRNDQVLVDLKLYFRTEIESMVKHTEGLFSQLIELSNTHRDVLMPGYTHLQIAMPSSFGLWFGAYAESLVDDLHLMKAAWQVCNKNPLGSAAGYGSSFPLDRTMTTRLLGFEDLNYNVVYAQMGRGKTERILAQAMSSIAATLAKFAMDVCLFINQNFGFISFPAHLTTGSSIMPHKKNPDVFELIRSRCNKIQALPNEIALMTTNLPVGYHRDLQLLKENLFPAFQSLKDCLEIATFMLQHIDIKNDILEDPKYDYLFSVEVVNNEVLQGIPFREAYKNIGLSIEEGTFSPEKSVNHTHEGSIGNLCNDQVVRLFEEAKSSFGFEQVEKSLAALLAD, encoded by the coding sequence ATGAAGATTTGGCAAAAAAATATAGACGTTGATACTTTCGTAGAAAACTTTACGGTTGGTAATGACCGAGCAATGGACCTCCAGCTAGCCGGAGCAGATGTATTGGGATCGCTGGCACATACGAGGATGTTGCATAGCATCGGACTGATGACGGCAGATGATCTCGCTGCAGTACAAGCCGAGCTTAAGCAAATTTATCAGGATATACTTGCCGGAAATTTCGAAATCGAAGACGTGGTAGAAGACGTGCATTCGCAGATCGAAATGTTGCTGACACAACGTGTCGGCGAAGCCGGGAAGAAAATACACTCCGGCCGTTCGCGCAACGATCAGGTGTTGGTAGATCTAAAGTTGTATTTCCGTACAGAGATCGAAAGTATGGTAAAACACACCGAAGGTTTATTTAGCCAATTGATTGAGCTAAGCAATACGCACCGCGATGTGCTGATGCCAGGTTATACCCATTTGCAAATTGCTATGCCTTCCTCTTTCGGGTTATGGTTCGGTGCTTATGCGGAAAGCTTGGTGGATGACCTGCACTTGATGAAAGCAGCTTGGCAGGTGTGTAACAAAAACCCATTGGGCTCGGCTGCCGGTTACGGTTCCTCATTTCCGTTAGATCGCACGATGACCACCCGATTGTTGGGTTTTGAAGATCTAAACTATAATGTGGTATATGCTCAAATGGGCCGTGGTAAAACAGAACGTATTTTAGCACAAGCCATGAGTTCGATTGCGGCTACATTGGCCAAATTTGCGATGGATGTTTGTTTATTTATCAATCAAAATTTTGGATTTATCTCCTTTCCAGCGCATCTGACAACCGGTTCCAGCATTATGCCTCATAAGAAAAATCCGGATGTATTTGAGTTGATTCGCTCGCGCTGTAATAAGATACAGGCGCTGCCGAATGAAATTGCCTTGATGACTACCAATCTGCCTGTAGGGTACCACCGCGATTTGCAGCTGTTGAAGGAAAATTTGTTTCCTGCGTTTCAGTCGTTAAAAGATTGCTTGGAAATTGCCACCTTCATGCTGCAGCATATCGATATCAAGAATGATATTTTGGAAGACCCAAAATACGATTACCTGTTTAGTGTGGAGGTAGTCAATAACGAGGTCTTGCAAGGAATCCCATTCCGCGAGGCGTATAAGAATATTGGCCTGTCTATTGAAGAGGGAACTTTTAGTCCGGAAAAATCAGTGAATCATACGCACGAAGGCAGTATTGGTAACTTATGTAATGATCAGGTCGTTCGCTTGTTCGAAGAAGCGAAATCTTCTTTTGGCTTTGAGCAAGTAGAAAAATCCTTGGCAGCGCTTCTGGCAGATTAA
- a CDS encoding prolyl oligopeptidase family serine peptidase, translating into MNLKHLILISTLLSAALLGQAQESKPPITWKDIPKWQYVRMNVLAISNNAKWYAYAEGPTQGDLNLLLKSAFDTTNYTYKIGGEAGAIRFNESASHVAFFEAAPYKTIKANEKAKKPNFKSLRLVTVKDTSSVLFERAKSFEFSNEGGNWLAVRFESPGEGPKGADAPKGSDLLLYNLQNKHSFNIGNVNEFQFNKSGQYLAYTIDANGKNGNGVFLRDMQTGTTYALDNEKAAYSKITWNKEGNALALLKAKTDKKYKTPVYTMIGVKDIRGDASNIISYTGLDEQEISAGFGISENSSPFWSKDLNTLFFGIAKLEKTEKAVADSTVQDSTKIAEKKPTVKADKDAEKPDMIIWNWQDKRLQSAQRTQSNRDKNYTVQSAYHIKTKQFVSLADSTRKSILLASNQDLGYALDYTPYEMASSLDGQQFADLYLVNIATGHSRKAIEKLYLNALRNISFSPDGKYLLYYQDGHYHNLNTSSLASTNLTEKISASFIAEKVDNNVEKPGTPNFGWTADSKHVLLRDNFDLWKVSVDGKSAIAITDRWKDQQWAVSRLLSNLYPDDDFTDLKKDQYFTVFNDGDKQSGIAVWKAGSNKLEIRQHSDDLYSYISKPKQANELFFVKENNTTSPELYVTENATFKNTRKLTENTPNKNDYALSSGSKLISYVNDFGDTLQATLFLPADYVEGKSYPTITYIYERLTDGTNSYSNPAFPGGGFNRAVYTSNGYAVLMPDIAYKLNDPGMSAVACVVPAVKAAVATGIVDAERVGIHGHSWGGYQTSFLITQTDIFKAAVAGAPLTNMISMYSLIYWNSGTTNQSIFESSQGRLTTGYWDNWDAYTRNSPIYHIKNVNTPLVILHNDKDGAVDYTQGIEYFNGLRRLQKPVAMLTYNGENHGLVKEVNRKDYAVRMMEFFDYYLKGATSPDWWEKGIDYLDMDKHLEERSFN; encoded by the coding sequence ATGAATTTGAAACACCTTATACTAATCAGTACACTTTTATCGGCCGCTTTATTGGGACAAGCGCAGGAAAGTAAACCACCCATCACATGGAAAGACATTCCGAAATGGCAATATGTACGCATGAACGTTCTGGCGATCTCCAACAATGCAAAATGGTATGCTTACGCAGAAGGCCCCACACAAGGGGATCTTAACCTACTATTAAAAAGTGCTTTCGACACGACAAACTATACGTACAAAATTGGCGGAGAAGCGGGAGCCATACGCTTCAATGAGTCGGCTAGCCATGTTGCGTTCTTTGAAGCTGCTCCATACAAAACCATCAAGGCAAACGAAAAAGCGAAGAAGCCCAATTTTAAGAGCTTGCGTTTGGTGACTGTGAAGGACACTAGCAGCGTCCTATTTGAGCGAGCAAAATCATTTGAATTTTCAAACGAAGGCGGAAACTGGCTGGCAGTACGTTTTGAATCACCGGGCGAAGGCCCTAAAGGTGCCGACGCTCCCAAAGGAAGCGACCTGTTGCTATACAACTTACAAAACAAACACAGCTTCAACATCGGTAATGTCAACGAATTTCAGTTTAACAAATCGGGGCAATACTTGGCTTACACGATTGATGCGAATGGCAAAAATGGAAATGGCGTATTTCTACGCGACATGCAGACAGGCACTACATACGCGCTCGACAATGAAAAAGCAGCGTATAGCAAAATCACTTGGAACAAAGAAGGTAACGCGCTGGCGCTGTTAAAAGCTAAGACGGACAAGAAGTACAAAACGCCAGTATATACGATGATCGGCGTAAAAGATATCCGTGGCGATGCTTCCAACATCATCAGCTATACGGGGTTGGATGAGCAAGAAATTAGCGCCGGATTCGGCATCAGTGAAAATAGTAGTCCTTTTTGGTCTAAGGATCTTAACACGTTATTCTTTGGCATCGCCAAACTGGAAAAAACAGAAAAGGCCGTAGCAGACAGCACGGTTCAGGATTCTACAAAAATTGCCGAGAAAAAACCTACCGTTAAAGCCGATAAAGATGCGGAGAAACCAGATATGATTATCTGGAACTGGCAAGATAAACGCTTACAGTCCGCCCAGCGCACGCAATCTAACCGAGATAAAAACTACACGGTGCAATCTGCTTACCATATAAAAACCAAACAATTCGTATCGCTGGCTGATAGCACGCGCAAAAGCATTTTACTAGCCTCCAATCAGGATTTGGGTTACGCGCTCGATTACACACCGTATGAGATGGCTTCCAGCCTGGATGGGCAGCAGTTTGCCGACCTGTATCTTGTGAATATCGCGACCGGACACAGTCGTAAAGCGATTGAAAAACTATACCTCAACGCATTGAGAAATATATCTTTCTCTCCAGATGGGAAATACCTTTTGTACTACCAAGATGGCCATTACCACAACTTGAATACGAGTAGCTTGGCCTCTACCAATCTGACGGAGAAGATCTCTGCAAGCTTTATAGCAGAAAAAGTAGATAACAACGTAGAAAAGCCCGGCACGCCAAACTTTGGCTGGACTGCTGATAGCAAGCATGTGCTTTTAAGAGATAACTTTGACCTGTGGAAAGTTTCTGTGGATGGCAAGTCGGCAATCGCAATAACAGACCGTTGGAAAGATCAACAATGGGCAGTATCTCGTCTTTTATCTAACCTATACCCAGACGATGATTTTACGGATTTAAAGAAGGACCAATACTTTACCGTATTTAATGATGGCGACAAGCAGTCAGGAATTGCCGTATGGAAGGCCGGAAGCAACAAGCTCGAAATACGCCAGCATTCTGACGATCTGTATTCGTATATCAGCAAACCAAAACAGGCGAATGAGCTGTTTTTTGTAAAAGAGAACAATACTACATCGCCCGAATTGTATGTCACCGAGAACGCAACATTTAAAAATACAAGAAAGCTAACGGAGAATACGCCGAATAAAAATGATTACGCATTATCCAGCGGGTCAAAATTAATCAGCTATGTAAACGACTTTGGCGACACCTTGCAAGCCACCCTTTTCCTACCTGCAGATTATGTAGAAGGAAAATCGTACCCAACGATTACGTACATCTACGAACGATTGACGGATGGCACGAATAGTTATTCAAATCCTGCGTTTCCGGGCGGAGGATTTAATCGGGCAGTGTACACGAGCAACGGATATGCCGTGTTGATGCCGGATATCGCGTATAAACTAAATGATCCAGGAATGTCTGCTGTTGCATGTGTGGTACCCGCTGTGAAAGCAGCTGTAGCGACAGGCATCGTAGATGCAGAGCGCGTTGGCATTCACGGACACTCCTGGGGAGGATACCAGACTTCATTTCTCATCACGCAGACCGATATCTTCAAAGCCGCTGTGGCAGGAGCACCACTGACCAATATGATTAGTATGTATAGCTTGATTTATTGGAACTCAGGAACGACCAACCAAAGTATCTTTGAATCTTCTCAAGGAAGATTAACAACTGGTTATTGGGACAATTGGGATGCCTACACGCGCAATTCTCCGATATACCATATCAAGAATGTAAATACGCCGCTGGTCATTCTTCATAATGACAAAGATGGTGCAGTCGACTACACGCAGGGGATTGAGTATTTCAATGGGTTACGTCGATTACAGAAGCCGGTAGCGATGCTGACATACAATGGGGAAAACCACGGCTTAGTAAAAGAGGTTAACAGAAAAGACTATGCGGTACGCATGATGGAATTTTTTGACTACTATCTTAAAGGGGCGACTTCTCCCGACTGGTGGGAAAAAGGTATTGACTATTTAGACATGGATAAGCACTTGGAAGAACGTAGCTTTAATTAA
- the rbfA gene encoding 30S ribosome-binding factor RbfA has translation MATESKRQQRFAGVIQQDLAEIFQREAHQWAPNAFITVTRVRVTPDLAIARVYLSFINTNTAKKDLEKIKSKSSEIRYKLGTRIKNNARIVPHLEFFLDDTNEYVEHMDKIFDQISKEPRQPDED, from the coding sequence ATGGCAACTGAGAGCAAAAGACAACAAAGATTTGCTGGAGTAATCCAGCAAGATTTAGCAGAGATATTTCAACGGGAAGCACATCAGTGGGCGCCGAATGCATTTATAACCGTTACTAGAGTGCGGGTCACACCCGATCTAGCAATAGCACGGGTTTACCTTAGCTTCATCAATACGAATACCGCTAAAAAGGATTTGGAGAAGATCAAATCGAAATCCAGTGAAATCCGGTACAAATTGGGTACACGCATTAAGAATAATGCACGTATTGTACCACATCTAGAATTTTTCTTAGACGACACGAACGAGTACGTGGAACACATGGACAAAATATTTGACCAGATCAGCAAAGAGCCTCGTCAACCAGACGAAGATTGA
- the aat gene encoding leucyl/phenylalanyl-tRNA--protein transferase, with protein sequence MIFQLNADPAQIPDPALAEADGLLAVGGDLSPSRLLHAYQNGIFPWYGDDTPILWYAPHERFVLDPKNIRISKSMRQTLRSDRFRWTYNQAFSAVIDCCAKATRKDQDGTWIGTDMRNAYIQLHELGFAHSIEVWNTENELVGGLYGVLIGQVFSGESMFSLVSNSSKYALIQLAKHANLKLIDCQVHSEHLESLGANMISQDSYMQLLDQQEYTKNGLDLLIPGPQNNK encoded by the coding sequence ATGATCTTTCAACTAAACGCAGATCCGGCTCAAATCCCTGATCCGGCTTTGGCCGAGGCTGATGGTTTGCTAGCTGTAGGTGGCGACCTATCTCCTTCCCGACTGTTGCACGCCTACCAAAACGGAATTTTTCCTTGGTATGGTGATGATACACCCATATTGTGGTATGCGCCACATGAGCGTTTCGTGTTAGATCCAAAAAATATCCGCATTAGCAAAAGCATGCGCCAGACACTTCGATCCGATCGCTTCCGATGGACGTACAATCAGGCATTTTCTGCTGTGATTGATTGCTGTGCAAAGGCAACTCGTAAAGATCAGGATGGTACGTGGATCGGGACAGATATGCGAAATGCTTATATTCAATTGCATGAATTGGGCTTCGCACACTCTATCGAAGTATGGAATACGGAAAATGAATTGGTCGGTGGGCTTTACGGGGTGCTTATTGGCCAGGTCTTTAGTGGTGAAAGCATGTTTTCTTTGGTGAGTAACAGCTCTAAGTATGCGTTAATTCAATTGGCAAAGCACGCTAACTTGAAGCTAATTGACTGCCAAGTACATTCAGAACACTTGGAAAGCCTTGGTGCCAATATGATTTCTCAGGACAGCTACATGCAGCTTCTGGATCAGCAAGAATATACTAAAAACGGATTGGATCTATTGATCCCCGGTCCTCAGAACAATAAATAG
- the hemA gene encoding glutamyl-tRNA reductase — protein MENLKVIAFTHKHVELKDLGNLVICNEELNHRLINLKNSLDIPEIFYIGTCNRVEFVFYGAHELTDEFIAKFMHSMNFCVPSERLQCYLGQVNKYSGMEALNHLLRMSCSIESLVVGEKEILAQVRRAYERCRDAGFTGDFMRMMMDRLVKTAKEVYTHTNISRNPISVVSLAYRKLREVKLVENPRILIIGAGETNQNLAKYLKKHKYKNFVIFNRTVEKAYALAAELHAAAFPLTELANYKHGFDVMITCTGSSEPIVDQALYTSLCNGEVDKKVVVDLAIPNDIDAAVIAQNPIHYIEVSSLQAIAQKNIKERYDELHHAEKIIHQNIEEFLPMIKQRRVEVAMRQVPDKIKEIRATAMNEVFARELNGLDPQALEVLEKVINYMEKKYIKVPMVMAKEILVQSSDAAQN, from the coding sequence TTGGAAAATTTAAAAGTAATAGCGTTTACACACAAACATGTCGAGTTGAAAGACTTGGGAAATTTGGTAATCTGCAACGAAGAGTTGAACCACAGATTGATCAATCTCAAGAACAGCTTGGATATCCCTGAAATCTTTTACATTGGCACTTGTAATCGCGTAGAGTTTGTATTTTATGGTGCGCATGAGCTTACTGATGAGTTTATCGCGAAGTTCATGCACAGCATGAATTTTTGTGTTCCTTCTGAGCGCCTGCAATGCTATCTAGGCCAAGTGAACAAATACTCAGGCATGGAAGCCCTTAATCATTTGCTTCGTATGTCTTGCTCTATTGAGAGCTTGGTTGTTGGCGAGAAAGAAATTCTAGCGCAGGTTCGCCGCGCTTATGAGCGTTGTCGCGATGCCGGATTCACCGGTGATTTCATGCGCATGATGATGGATCGTCTGGTAAAAACAGCTAAAGAAGTTTACACACATACTAATATCTCTCGCAATCCGATTTCGGTTGTTTCTTTAGCCTATCGTAAGCTGAGAGAAGTAAAATTGGTCGAAAACCCACGCATCCTGATTATTGGAGCTGGTGAAACGAACCAAAACTTAGCGAAGTACCTTAAAAAGCATAAATACAAAAACTTTGTCATCTTCAATAGAACGGTAGAAAAGGCATACGCTTTAGCAGCAGAGCTTCATGCTGCCGCATTCCCTTTGACTGAATTGGCGAACTACAAACACGGTTTTGATGTGATGATTACCTGTACAGGCTCATCCGAACCGATCGTGGATCAAGCGTTGTACACCTCACTATGTAATGGTGAAGTAGACAAAAAAGTAGTCGTGGATTTGGCGATCCCGAATGATATTGACGCTGCTGTAATTGCGCAAAACCCAATCCATTACATTGAGGTGAGCAGCTTACAGGCCATCGCACAGAAAAATATTAAAGAACGCTATGATGAGCTACATCATGCGGAGAAAATCATACATCAAAACATCGAAGAATTTCTTCCGATGATCAAACAAAGACGTGTGGAGGTTGCTATGCGTCAGGTTCCGGATAAGATTAAGGAAATACGCGCTACCGCTATGAATGAGGTATTTGCACGTGAGCTTAATGGGCTGGATCCACAAGCATTGGAGGTCCTCGAGAAAGTCATCAATTATATGGAAAAGAAATACATCAAAGTTCCTATGGTGATGGCCAAAGAGATTTTAGTACAGTCTTCCGACGCCGCTCAAAATTAA
- the hemC gene encoding hydroxymethylbilane synthase, translated as MNRKLTIGTRGSALALWQANYIKDRLQAIGVASELKIIKTQGDIVQHLRLDKLEGKGFFTKELEEELLSGQIDLAVHSHKDLPTVNPPGLTIAAVSEREDPAELLIIRKEAVDISQRISLKSKAKVGTSSNRRKAQLLSFRADLNFDDLRGNIQTRVQKLRDEKYDAIMLAKAGIERVEMDLSEFHVEAIPPIKIIPAPAQGVLAIQIRDSDQELFQILQPINDTAVQETIAVERKVLNLFDAGCHAPLGCYCRKHAGQYEVWTSVAEDNEEFPDRLFVRAESTEGLAQSIFDKFKKERELTKSVFITRDLDNDAYLSRFLKKHEIEVEGRSLIKIFPIIKHLDSFILKHVDWLFFGSKNAIDHFFRLEPFLMKKTKIAVLGQGSEQALRKYDRVADFSGDQIGVTVEEFAVEFAKIANGTKVVIPCAKESMNTVRNALSADTEVISIPIYETVQLEDVDKSNAEVLIFTSPSNVEAYFREHLLDPGQKVISIGTSTGKKFDEMGIPYVIPFSADEVGLAEAVFGLEL; from the coding sequence GTGAATAGAAAACTTACAATCGGCACGAGAGGAAGTGCTTTGGCATTATGGCAGGCTAACTATATCAAAGACAGATTACAGGCTATTGGTGTAGCATCTGAGCTAAAGATCATTAAAACTCAGGGAGACATCGTGCAGCATCTCCGGCTGGATAAGTTAGAAGGAAAAGGATTTTTTACAAAAGAATTAGAGGAAGAATTACTTTCCGGACAAATTGATTTGGCCGTACATTCTCACAAAGATTTACCGACTGTTAATCCTCCAGGATTAACTATAGCAGCAGTTTCAGAACGAGAAGATCCTGCTGAGCTATTAATCATCCGCAAGGAAGCAGTCGACATTTCCCAACGGATATCCCTAAAAAGTAAAGCAAAAGTAGGCACCTCCTCCAACCGGAGAAAAGCGCAATTACTTTCTTTCCGAGCAGATCTGAATTTTGACGACCTGCGCGGAAATATACAGACGCGGGTGCAGAAGCTTCGTGACGAAAAATATGACGCCATCATGCTAGCCAAGGCGGGTATTGAGCGCGTAGAGATGGATCTATCTGAATTTCATGTAGAAGCTATTCCGCCAATAAAAATTATTCCTGCCCCAGCGCAAGGCGTATTGGCTATTCAGATTCGCGATAGCGACCAGGAGCTGTTTCAAATTTTGCAGCCAATCAATGATACAGCCGTTCAGGAGACTATCGCTGTAGAACGCAAAGTGCTCAATCTATTTGATGCTGGCTGTCATGCACCCTTAGGCTGCTATTGTCGCAAGCATGCCGGACAATATGAGGTATGGACTTCTGTTGCAGAGGATAATGAAGAATTTCCAGACCGCCTGTTTGTACGTGCGGAAAGCACCGAAGGATTAGCACAAAGCATATTTGATAAATTCAAGAAGGAACGTGAGCTAACGAAATCTGTTTTTATTACTCGTGACCTAGATAATGACGCTTACCTCTCTCGTTTTCTGAAGAAACATGAGATCGAGGTGGAAGGCAGATCGTTGATCAAAATATTCCCGATCATAAAACACTTGGATTCTTTTATCCTGAAACATGTGGATTGGCTGTTTTTCGGCAGTAAAAACGCCATAGACCATTTCTTCAGATTGGAGCCTTTCCTCATGAAAAAGACAAAGATCGCTGTATTGGGTCAAGGATCAGAACAAGCTTTACGTAAATACGATCGTGTGGCCGACTTTTCGGGCGACCAGATTGGGGTGACCGTAGAGGAATTTGCAGTAGAATTTGCGAAGATAGCGAATGGCACGAAAGTCGTCATTCCATGTGCTAAAGAAAGTATGAATACGGTACGCAACGCGTTGAGCGCCGATACCGAAGTAATTAGTATTCCGATCTATGAGACGGTACAGCTGGAAGACGTAGACAAAAGCAATGCAGAGGTATTGATCTTTACCTCTCCGAGCAATGTAGAGGCTTACTTCCGAGAGCACTTATTGGATCCAGGACAAAAAGTAATCTCTATTGGTACGTCGACCGGCAAGAAGTTTGACGAAATGGGTATTCCGTACGTGATACCATTTTCGGCAGATGAGGTAGGATTGGCAGAAGCAGTATTTGGACTAGAACTATAA
- the hemB gene encoding porphobilinogen synthase, which translates to MMIRPRRNRKSAVIRDMVQETQLQASNLIFPLFIVDGENQKTEVKSMPGIFRYSIDNLLREVESCMNLGLKSFDLFPNIEDSLKDKHATVSYRKGSLYLRAIEAVKKNFPEACVVTDVAMDPYSSDGHDGIVENGEILNDETLEVLGKMALAHAESGADIIAPSDMMDGRIGYIRQILDKNGFTNVSLMSYTAKYASAFYGPFRDALNSAPKLGDKKTYQMNPANVREALIEAQLDTEEGADFLMVKPGLPYLDVVKLLHDNFDLPIAVYNVSGEYAMLKAAAQNGWLDAERATMETLLSFRRAGASAILTYHAKEVLANGWLTR; encoded by the coding sequence ATGATGATTCGACCACGTAGAAATAGAAAATCGGCCGTAATTCGTGATATGGTTCAGGAGACGCAATTGCAGGCGAGCAACTTGATTTTCCCCTTATTTATTGTCGACGGAGAAAATCAAAAGACTGAAGTAAAGTCGATGCCGGGCATCTTCCGGTACAGTATAGATAATCTACTTCGTGAAGTAGAAAGCTGTATGAATCTTGGACTAAAATCCTTTGATTTATTTCCAAATATTGAGGATTCACTCAAAGACAAACACGCAACAGTTAGCTATCGGAAGGGCAGCTTGTATCTTCGCGCTATCGAAGCCGTCAAAAAGAACTTCCCAGAAGCCTGTGTGGTGACGGATGTCGCGATGGATCCCTACAGCTCAGACGGGCATGATGGTATTGTGGAAAATGGCGAAATTCTGAACGACGAAACTTTGGAGGTTTTGGGTAAGATGGCTTTGGCACACGCAGAATCTGGTGCCGACATAATTGCGCCTTCCGACATGATGGATGGCCGCATTGGCTACATTCGACAAATATTGGATAAGAACGGATTTACAAACGTATCGTTGATGTCGTACACGGCGAAGTATGCATCTGCATTCTACGGCCCTTTCCGTGATGCCTTAAACTCTGCACCGAAGTTAGGTGATAAAAAGACATATCAAATGAATCCTGCTAATGTGCGCGAAGCGCTCATAGAAGCACAATTAGATACCGAGGAAGGAGCAGATTTTCTAATGGTGAAGCCAGGGCTTCCCTACCTCGATGTGGTGAAGCTATTGCACGATAATTTTGACTTACCGATCGCGGTGTATAATGTAAGCGGTGAGTATGCAATGTTGAAAGCGGCTGCACAAAACGGCTGGCTAGATGCAGAGCGTGCTACCATGGAAACTTTATTAAGTTTCCGCCGCGCAGGCGCCTCCGCTATCCTAACTTATCATGCCAAAGAAGTGTTGGCCAATGGCTGGTTGACGAGATAA